Part of the Neisseria leonii genome is shown below.
TGCAAAAGGGTTTTACATTGATTGAGTTAATGATCGTGATCATTATCATCGGTGTGTTGATCGGTGTCGGTTTGCCGATGTATCAGGGTTATGTTGCGGAGTCGCAGATGACGCGGGTTGCGGCAGAGCTGTCGAGTCGGAAGCCGATTATTGAGGCGGCTTTGTTGAAAGGGCGGACACTGACTTTGGGCAGCAGGGCGCCGACCGGAGACAATTCGGAGGCACTCGGCTTTTATGACGAGGAGTTGGCGGCAGGCGGTCAGCCGACTACGCAGCCGGTATCCGAGCTTTTATCTGCTGTGGCATTGACGGGATTTGCCTCAGGTAGTGATACAAATGAATTGACGGCTACGTTGGGACGCAGTGCCAGTTCCGATTTGGGTAATACAACGATTACGCTGTCGC
Proteins encoded:
- a CDS encoding pilin, with the translated sequence MVLMQKGFTLIELMIVIIIIGVLIGVGLPMYQGYVAESQMTRVAAELSSRKPIIEAALLKGRTLTLGSRAPTGDNSEALGFYDEELAAGGQPTTQPVSELLSAVALTGFASGSDTNELTATLGRSASSDLGNTTITLSRTGTGIWRCLIANTGSAWKDSYAPANCEVAADGS